A part of Rhodamnia argentea isolate NSW1041297 chromosome 8, ASM2092103v1, whole genome shotgun sequence genomic DNA contains:
- the LOC115745332 gene encoding DELLA protein GAI-like isoform X2 — MKRDHGDTCNGAYGGGGSGAPKGESLSSSIPASGKAKMVMWGEDGQDPCGGGGGGMDELLAALGYKVRSSDMADVAQKLEQLEMVMGTAQEDGISHLSYDTVHYNPSDLSSWVQSMLSELNPPPQQLAHPVLAPAESSSTVTQHHHSHTGSQSQTQTQSQVIFNDDSESTRPVVLVDMQEAGVRLVHTLMACAEAVQQENLKLADALVKHIGLLAVSQNGAMRKVATYFAEALARRIYRIYPHDGGLDSSCSNDILQMHFYETCPYLKFAHFTANQAILEAFANASRVHVIDFGLKQGMQWPALMQALALRPGGPPAFRLTGIGPPQPDNTDALQRVGWKLAQLADTIGVEFEFRGFVANSLADLEPAMLDIRPPEVETVAVNSVFELHRLLTRSGAIDKVLSSIKAMRPKIVTMVEQEADHNGPVFVDRFTEALHYYSSLFDSLEGSGVTSPSQDLVMSEMYLGRQICNVVACEGPDRVERHETLAQWQARMGSAGFDPVHLGSNAFKQASMLLALFAGGEGYRVEENNGCLMLGWHTRPLIATSAWQLAATQ; from the exons atgaagagggATCATGGAGACACTTGTAATGGCGCCTATGGCGGTGGGGGTAGCGGTGCCCCGAAGGGCGAGTCCCTGTCCTCCTCAATACCCGCCTCTGGCAAGGCCAAGATGGTGATGTGGGGAGAGGACGGCCAGGATCCGTGCGGCGGGGGCGGGGGTGGCATGGACGAGCTTCTCGCGGCTCTTGGCTACAAGGTGAGGTCCTCGGACATGGCCGACGTCGCCCAGAAGCTCGAGCAGCTCGAGATGGTGATGGGCACCGCTCAGGAGGACGGTATCTCCCACCTCTCCTACGACACCGTCCACTACAACCCCTCCGATCTCTCCTCTTGGGTCCAGAGCATGCTCTCCGAGCTCAACCCTCCGCCGCAGCAGCTCGCCCACCCGGTTCTCGCTCCGGCCGAGTCGTCCTCCACCGTCACACAGCACCATCATTCGCATACTGGGTCTCAGTCTCAGACTCAGACGCAGTCCCAGGTCATCTTCAACGACGA CTCCGAGTCGACTCGGCCGGTCGTCCTGGTTGACATGCAGGAGGCAGGGGTGCGGCTCGTCCACACGCTCATGGCCTGCGCTGAGGCGGTCCAGCAGGAGAACCTGAAGCTGGCCGATGCGCTCGTCAAGCACATTGGCCTGCTCGCCGTTTCGCAGAACGGGGCGATGCGCAAGGTAGCGACCTACTTCGCTGAGGCGCTCGCCCGCCGGATTTACCGAATCTACCCCCACGACGGCGGCCTCGACTCCTCGTGCAGCAACGACATCCTCCAGATGCACTTCTATGAGACCTGCCCTTACCTCAAATTCGCCCACTTCACTGCCAATCAGGCGATTCTGGAAGCCTTCGCCAACGCCAGCCGCGTCCACGTCATCGACTTCGGCCTCAAGCAGGGTATGCAGTGGCCGGCCCTCATGCAGGCTCTGGCCCTGAGGCCCGGCGGTCCGCCCGCCTTCCGGCTCACGGGGATTGGCCCACCGCAGCCAGACAACACCGACGCTTTGCAGCGGGTCGGCTGGAAGCTGGCTCAGTTGGCCGACACTATCGGGGTCGAGTTCGAATTCCGGGGGTTCGTTGCGAATTCGCTGGCTGATCTCGAGCCTGCCATGCTGGACATCCGCCCTCCCGAGGTCGAGACGGTGGCGGTCAACTCGGTGTTCGAGCTCCACCGGCTGCTCACCCGATCTGGGGCGATTGACAAGGTTCTGTCCTCCATCAAGGCTATGAGACCTAAGATTGTGACGATGGTGGAACAGGAGGCGGATCACAATGGCCCGGTGTTCGTGGACCGGTTCACAGAAGCGCTGCATTACTACTCCAGCCTGTTCGACTCGCTGGAAGGGTCTGGGGTGACCTCCCCGAGCCAGGACCTGGTCATGTCCGAGATGTACTTGGGTCGGCAGATTTGCAATGTTGTGGCCTGCGAGGGGCCGGATCGAGTGGAGCGGCACGAGACGTTGGCACAGTGGCAGGCGCGGATGGGATCGGCTGGGTTCGACCCGGTCCATCTGGGGTCCAACGCGTTCAAGCAGGCGAGCATGTTACTGGCCCTGTTTGCAGGTGGAGAAGGTTACAGAGTAGAGGAAAACAATGGCTGTCTCATGCTCGGTTGGCACACGAGGCCTCTGATCGCGACTTCGGCGTGGCAACTCGCTGCGACTCAGTGA
- the LOC115745332 gene encoding DELLA protein GAI-like isoform X1 gives MKRDHGDTCNGAYGGGGSGAPKGESLSSSIPASGKAKMVMWGEDGQDPCGGGGGGMDELLAALGYKVRSSDMADVAQKLEQLEMVMGTAQEDGISHLSYDTVHYNPSDLSSWVQSMLSELNPPPQQLAHPVLAPAESSSTVTQHHHSHTGSQSQTQTQSQVIFNDDSEYDLRAIPGVAAYPQSDSDFESTARKRLKTLNGGSNSLSSSSSSSAAGAAPSESTRPVVLVDMQEAGVRLVHTLMACAEAVQQENLKLADALVKHIGLLAVSQNGAMRKVATYFAEALARRIYRIYPHDGGLDSSCSNDILQMHFYETCPYLKFAHFTANQAILEAFANASRVHVIDFGLKQGMQWPALMQALALRPGGPPAFRLTGIGPPQPDNTDALQRVGWKLAQLADTIGVEFEFRGFVANSLADLEPAMLDIRPPEVETVAVNSVFELHRLLTRSGAIDKVLSSIKAMRPKIVTMVEQEADHNGPVFVDRFTEALHYYSSLFDSLEGSGVTSPSQDLVMSEMYLGRQICNVVACEGPDRVERHETLAQWQARMGSAGFDPVHLGSNAFKQASMLLALFAGGEGYRVEENNGCLMLGWHTRPLIATSAWQLAATQ, from the coding sequence atgaagagggATCATGGAGACACTTGTAATGGCGCCTATGGCGGTGGGGGTAGCGGTGCCCCGAAGGGCGAGTCCCTGTCCTCCTCAATACCCGCCTCTGGCAAGGCCAAGATGGTGATGTGGGGAGAGGACGGCCAGGATCCGTGCGGCGGGGGCGGGGGTGGCATGGACGAGCTTCTCGCGGCTCTTGGCTACAAGGTGAGGTCCTCGGACATGGCCGACGTCGCCCAGAAGCTCGAGCAGCTCGAGATGGTGATGGGCACCGCTCAGGAGGACGGTATCTCCCACCTCTCCTACGACACCGTCCACTACAACCCCTCCGATCTCTCCTCTTGGGTCCAGAGCATGCTCTCCGAGCTCAACCCTCCGCCGCAGCAGCTCGCCCACCCGGTTCTCGCTCCGGCCGAGTCGTCCTCCACCGTCACACAGCACCATCATTCGCATACTGGGTCTCAGTCTCAGACTCAGACGCAGTCCCAGGTCATCTTCAACGACGACTCCGAGTACGACTTGAGGGCGATTCCCGGCGTTGCCGCTTACCCGCAGAGTGACTCGGACTTCGAGAGCACCGCCCGGAAGAGGTTGAAGACCTTGAACGGCGGGTCGAATTCGTTGTCGTCCTCGTCCTCTTCGTCGGCCGCCGGGGCGGCGCCCTCCGAGTCGACTCGGCCGGTCGTCCTGGTTGACATGCAGGAGGCAGGGGTGCGGCTCGTCCACACGCTCATGGCCTGCGCTGAGGCGGTCCAGCAGGAGAACCTGAAGCTGGCCGATGCGCTCGTCAAGCACATTGGCCTGCTCGCCGTTTCGCAGAACGGGGCGATGCGCAAGGTAGCGACCTACTTCGCTGAGGCGCTCGCCCGCCGGATTTACCGAATCTACCCCCACGACGGCGGCCTCGACTCCTCGTGCAGCAACGACATCCTCCAGATGCACTTCTATGAGACCTGCCCTTACCTCAAATTCGCCCACTTCACTGCCAATCAGGCGATTCTGGAAGCCTTCGCCAACGCCAGCCGCGTCCACGTCATCGACTTCGGCCTCAAGCAGGGTATGCAGTGGCCGGCCCTCATGCAGGCTCTGGCCCTGAGGCCCGGCGGTCCGCCCGCCTTCCGGCTCACGGGGATTGGCCCACCGCAGCCAGACAACACCGACGCTTTGCAGCGGGTCGGCTGGAAGCTGGCTCAGTTGGCCGACACTATCGGGGTCGAGTTCGAATTCCGGGGGTTCGTTGCGAATTCGCTGGCTGATCTCGAGCCTGCCATGCTGGACATCCGCCCTCCCGAGGTCGAGACGGTGGCGGTCAACTCGGTGTTCGAGCTCCACCGGCTGCTCACCCGATCTGGGGCGATTGACAAGGTTCTGTCCTCCATCAAGGCTATGAGACCTAAGATTGTGACGATGGTGGAACAGGAGGCGGATCACAATGGCCCGGTGTTCGTGGACCGGTTCACAGAAGCGCTGCATTACTACTCCAGCCTGTTCGACTCGCTGGAAGGGTCTGGGGTGACCTCCCCGAGCCAGGACCTGGTCATGTCCGAGATGTACTTGGGTCGGCAGATTTGCAATGTTGTGGCCTGCGAGGGGCCGGATCGAGTGGAGCGGCACGAGACGTTGGCACAGTGGCAGGCGCGGATGGGATCGGCTGGGTTCGACCCGGTCCATCTGGGGTCCAACGCGTTCAAGCAGGCGAGCATGTTACTGGCCCTGTTTGCAGGTGGAGAAGGTTACAGAGTAGAGGAAAACAATGGCTGTCTCATGCTCGGTTGGCACACGAGGCCTCTGATCGCGACTTCGGCGTGGCAACTCGCTGCGACTCAGTGA
- the LOC115745342 gene encoding uncharacterized protein LOC115745342, with amino-acid sequence MDKGQEKMKRNVSEKSLLMQKHRKKISSDDQRTHKNRFLAIINVLGSAGPIRFVVKKDDLVSGVIQTALKTYDREGRLPVLGTDVNNFVLHAAADSDALIPSEAIGSQGGRNFVLCKKQIQPQMTEARSEMISRKRSGSWKAWLNKSFSFKIPSP; translated from the exons ATGGACAAAGGGCAAGAAAAGATGAAGAGGAATGTGTCTGAGAAGTCACTACTGATGCAAAAGCATAGGAAGAAGATTAGTAGTGATGATCAGAGGACACATAAGAACAGGTTTCTGGCAATTATCAATGTCCTTGGGAGTGCAGGACCAATAAGGTTTGTGGTGAAGAAGGATGATCTGGTGTCAGGGGTGATTCAGACTGCCTTGAAGACTTATGACCGTGAAGGCCGTCTTCCGGTTCTCGGCACCGACGTCAACAACTTTGTTCTCCATGCTGCTGCAGATTCTGATG CCTTGATCCCATCGGAAGCCATAGGATCTCAGGGAGGAAGGAACTTCGTGCTGTGCAAGAAGCAGATTCAGCCACAGATGACGGAAGCCAGATCCGAGATGATATCGCGCAAGAGAAGCGGGAGTTGGAAGGCGTGGCTCAACAAGAGCTTCAGTTTCAAAATACCATCCCCTTGA